From the genome of Bradyrhizobium elkanii USDA 76, one region includes:
- a CDS encoding ABC transporter permease, translating to MNYRAIRAIYLFEMARTWRTLLQSIVSPVVSTSLYFVVFGAAIGSRITEVEGVSYGTFIVPGLVMLSVLTQSISNASFGIYFPKFVGTVYEILSAPISYFEIVIGYVGAAATKSIILGLIILATAGLFVPLHIQHPVWMLTFLVLTAVTFSLFGFIIGIWADGFEKLQMIPMLVVTPLTFLGGSFYSVNMLPSGWRTITLLNPVVYLISGFRWSFYEIADVSVPLSLGMTVGFLVACMAIVAWIFRTGYRLKN from the coding sequence TGAATTATCGCGCAATCCGGGCCATCTATCTGTTCGAAATGGCGCGCACCTGGCGCACGCTGCTGCAGAGCATCGTCTCGCCCGTGGTGTCGACCTCGCTGTATTTCGTGGTGTTCGGCGCCGCGATCGGCTCGCGCATCACCGAGGTCGAGGGCGTCAGCTACGGCACCTTCATCGTGCCGGGCCTCGTGATGCTGTCGGTGCTGACCCAAAGCATCTCCAACGCCTCGTTCGGCATCTACTTCCCGAAATTCGTTGGCACGGTCTACGAGATCCTGTCGGCGCCGATCTCCTATTTCGAGATCGTCATCGGCTATGTCGGCGCCGCCGCCACCAAGTCGATCATCCTCGGCCTGATCATCCTGGCGACGGCCGGGCTTTTCGTGCCTTTGCATATCCAGCATCCGGTGTGGATGCTGACATTCCTGGTGCTGACGGCGGTCACCTTCAGCCTGTTCGGCTTCATCATCGGCATCTGGGCCGACGGCTTCGAGAAGCTGCAGATGATCCCGATGCTGGTGGTGACGCCGCTGACCTTCCTCGGCGGCAGCTTCTATTCGGTGAACATGCTGCCGTCGGGCTGGCGCACCATCACGCTGCTCAATCCTGTGGTCTACCTGATCTCCGGCTTCCGCTGGAGCTTCTACGAGATCGCCGATGTCAGCGTGCCGCTGAGCCTCGGCATGACCGTGGGATTCCTGGTGGCCTGCATGGCCATCGTGGCGTGGATCTTCAGGACCGGCTACCGGCTGAAGAACTGA